One region of Triticum aestivum cultivar Chinese Spring chromosome 6B, IWGSC CS RefSeq v2.1, whole genome shotgun sequence genomic DNA includes:
- the LOC123133978 gene encoding senescence-specific cysteine protease SAG39 isoform X1, whose amino-acid sequence MASYSQALLFAILACACVLSALAARDLTDDRSIVARHEQWMAKYGRVYSDTIEKAQRLEVFKANVAFIESVNAGNDKFWLEANQFADITDDEFRATHTGYKAPVGGSKGRKTGFRYANVSLDALPTSVDWRTKGAVTPIKDQGQCGCCWAFSTVASMEGIVKLSIGKLISLSEQELVDCDVDGMDQGCEGGLMDNAFEFIIDNGGLTTEGNYPYTGTDGSCNPNKESNAAASIKGYEDVPANDEASLQKAVAAQPVSVAVDGGDNLFRFYKGGVLSGDCGTELDHGIAAVGYGVAGDGTKYWVMKNSWGASWGENGFIRMERDVADEQGLCGLAMQPSYPTA is encoded by the exons ATGGCTAGCTACTCACAAGCTTTGCTCTTCGCCATCCTCGCATGCGCCTGCGTGCTTAGCGCTCTTGCAGCCAGGGACCTCACCGACGATAGGTCCATTGTCGCAAGGCACGAGCAGTGGATGGCCAAGTATGGCCGTGTGTACAGTGACACTATTGAGAAAGCACAGCGGCTAGAGGTGTTCAAGGCCAATGTCGCGTTCATCGAGTCGGTAAATGCAGGGAACGACAAGTTCTGGCTCGAGGCTAACCAGTTTGCGGATATCACCGACGATGAATTCAGGGCTACACACACGGGGTATAAGGCGCCGGTGGGTGGTAGCAAGGGCAGGAAGACAGGGTTCAGGTATGCGAACGTTAGCCTCGATGCTCTTCCCACATCTGTGGACTGGAGAACCAAAGGCGCGGTCACTCCCATCAAAGACCAAGGCCAATGTG GGTGTTGTTGGGCCTTCTCCACAGTGGCCTCTATGGAAGGCATCGTGAAGCTGAGCATCGGGAAACTGATCTCACTATCGGAGCAAGAGCTGGTGGACTGTGATGTGGACGGCATGGACCAGGGCTGCGAGGGAGGGCTCATGGACAACGCCTTCGAGTTCATCATCGACAACGGCGGCCTGACCACCGAGGGTAATTACCCCTACACCGGCACCGACGGCAGCTGCAACCCCAACAAGGAGTCCAACGCTGCCGCGTCCATCAAGGGGTACGAGGATGTGCCGGCCAACGATGAAGCGTCGTTGCAGAAGGCGGTGGCCGCGCAGCCCGTGTCTGTGGCCGTTGATGGAGGGGACAACCTCTTCCGGTTCTACAAGGGCGGTGTGCTCTCCGGCGATTGTGGCACGGAGCTCGACCACGGCATCGCGGCAGTCGGGTACGGCGTTGCCGGCGACGGGACCAAGTACTGGGTGATGAAGAACTCGTGGGGCGCATCATGGGGTGAGAATGGTTTCATCAGGATGGAGAGGGACGTCGCCGATGAGCAAGGCCTCTGCGGACTCGCCATGCAGCCTTCCTACCCAACGGCATAG
- the LOC123133979 gene encoding senescence-specific cysteine protease SAG39-like, producing the protein MASYSQGLLFAILACACVLTTLAARDLADDWSIVARHEQWMAKYGRVYSDVAEKAQRLEVFKANVVFIESVNAGNNKFWLEANQFADITNDEFKATHTGYKAPVGGNKGRKTGFRYANVSLNALPASVDWRTKGAVTPIKDQGQCGCCWAFSTVASMEGIVKLSTGKLISLSEQELVDCDVDGMDQGCEGGLMDNAFEFIIDNGGLTTEGNYPYTGTDGSCNSNKESNAAASIKGYEDVPANDEASLQKAVAAQPVSVAVDGGDNLFRFYKGGVLSGDCGTELDHGIAAVGYGVAGDGTKYWVMKNSWGTSWGENGFIRMERDIADEQGLCGLAMQPSYPTA; encoded by the exons ATGGCTAGCTACTCACAAGGTTTGCTCTTCGCCATCCTCGCATGCGCCTGTGTGCTTACCACTCTTGCAGCCCGAGACCTTGCCGACGATTGGTCAATTGTCGCGAGGCACGAGCAGTGGATGGCCAAGTATGGCCGTGTGTACAGTGACGTTGCTGAGAAAGCACAGCGGCTAGAGGTGTTCAAGGCCAATGTCGTGTTCATCGAGTCGGTGAACGCAGGGAACAACAAGTTCTGGCTCGAGGCTAACCAGTTTGCCGATATTACCAATGATGAATTCAAGGCCACGCACACGGGATATAAGGCGCCGGTGGGTGGCAACAAGGGCAGGAAGACGGGGTTCAGGTATGCGAACGTTAGCCTCAATGCTCTCCCCGCGTCTGTGGACTGGAGAACAAAAGGCGCGGTCACTCCCATCAAAGACCAAGGCCAATGTG GGTGTTGTTGGGCCTTCTCCACGGTGGCCTCCATGGAAGGCATCGTGAAGCTGAGCACCGGGAAATTGATCTCACTGTCGGAGCAGGAGCTGGTGGACTGCGATGTGGACGGCATGGACCAGGGGTGCGAGGGCGGGCTCATGGACAACGCCTTCGAGTTCATCATTGACAATGGTGGCCTGACCACCGAGGGCAACTACCCCTACACAGGCACTGACGGTAGCTGCAACTCCAACAAGGAGTCCAACGCCGCAGCGTCCATCAAGGGGTACGAGGATGTGCCGGCCAACGATGAGGCGTCGCTTCAGAAGGCGGTGGCCGCGCAGCCCGTGTCCGTGGCCGTCGATGGAGGGGACAACCTCTTCCGGTTCTACAAGGGCGGCGTGCTCTCCGGTGATTGTGGCACGGAGCTCGACCACGGCATTGCGGCGGTCGGATACGGCGTCGCCGGCGATGGGACCAAGTACTGGGTGATGAAGAACTCGTGGGGTACATCATGGGGCGAGAATGGCTTCATCAGGATGGAGAGGGACATCGCCGACGAGCAAGGCCTCTGCGGACTCGCCATGCAGCCTTCCTACCCAACGGCATAG
- the LOC123133978 gene encoding senescence-specific cysteine protease SAG39 isoform X2, which produces MALSTLLFAILACACVLSALAARDLTDDRSIVARHEQWMAKYGRVYSDTIEKAQRLEVFKANVAFIESVNAGNDKFWLEANQFADITDDEFRATHTGYKAPVGGSKGRKTGFRYANVSLDALPTSVDWRTKGAVTPIKDQGQCGCCWAFSTVASMEGIVKLSIGKLISLSEQELVDCDVDGMDQGCEGGLMDNAFEFIIDNGGLTTEGNYPYTGTDGSCNPNKESNAAASIKGYEDVPANDEASLQKAVAAQPVSVAVDGGDNLFRFYKGGVLSGDCGTELDHGIAAVGYGVAGDGTKYWVMKNSWGASWGENGFIRMERDVADEQGLCGLAMQPSYPTA; this is translated from the exons ATGGCACTGTCGA CTTTGCTCTTCGCCATCCTCGCATGCGCCTGCGTGCTTAGCGCTCTTGCAGCCAGGGACCTCACCGACGATAGGTCCATTGTCGCAAGGCACGAGCAGTGGATGGCCAAGTATGGCCGTGTGTACAGTGACACTATTGAGAAAGCACAGCGGCTAGAGGTGTTCAAGGCCAATGTCGCGTTCATCGAGTCGGTAAATGCAGGGAACGACAAGTTCTGGCTCGAGGCTAACCAGTTTGCGGATATCACCGACGATGAATTCAGGGCTACACACACGGGGTATAAGGCGCCGGTGGGTGGTAGCAAGGGCAGGAAGACAGGGTTCAGGTATGCGAACGTTAGCCTCGATGCTCTTCCCACATCTGTGGACTGGAGAACCAAAGGCGCGGTCACTCCCATCAAAGACCAAGGCCAATGTG GGTGTTGTTGGGCCTTCTCCACAGTGGCCTCTATGGAAGGCATCGTGAAGCTGAGCATCGGGAAACTGATCTCACTATCGGAGCAAGAGCTGGTGGACTGTGATGTGGACGGCATGGACCAGGGCTGCGAGGGAGGGCTCATGGACAACGCCTTCGAGTTCATCATCGACAACGGCGGCCTGACCACCGAGGGTAATTACCCCTACACCGGCACCGACGGCAGCTGCAACCCCAACAAGGAGTCCAACGCTGCCGCGTCCATCAAGGGGTACGAGGATGTGCCGGCCAACGATGAAGCGTCGTTGCAGAAGGCGGTGGCCGCGCAGCCCGTGTCTGTGGCCGTTGATGGAGGGGACAACCTCTTCCGGTTCTACAAGGGCGGTGTGCTCTCCGGCGATTGTGGCACGGAGCTCGACCACGGCATCGCGGCAGTCGGGTACGGCGTTGCCGGCGACGGGACCAAGTACTGGGTGATGAAGAACTCGTGGGGCGCATCATGGGGTGAGAATGGTTTCATCAGGATGGAGAGGGACGTCGCCGATGAGCAAGGCCTCTGCGGACTCGCCATGCAGCCTTCCTACCCAACGGCATAG